In a genomic window of Micromonospora cremea:
- a CDS encoding SAM-dependent methyltransferase — translation MQRPDWAPDTIDIERPSVARMYDYYLGGSHNFAADRAAAQAMVAAVPEAPLMAQANRAFLRRAVHHLAEAGIRQFLDIGSGIPTVGNVHEIAQRLDPESRVVYVDVDPVAVAHSREILAGNDRAVVVQEDLRRPEKILTHPDVRKLLDLDQPVAVMIVAVLHFISDDDRPAELLRTLRDALAPGSYLVLSQASDDGRSQDERAEAERVYRRTDNPLWVRSRAELTALFDGFELLDPGVVWVPQWRPDNPESAEDAERAVFMGGVGRLGG, via the coding sequence ATGCAGCGGCCGGACTGGGCACCCGACACCATCGACATCGAGCGCCCGAGCGTCGCGCGGATGTACGACTACTACCTCGGCGGCTCGCACAACTTCGCGGCCGACCGGGCCGCGGCACAGGCGATGGTGGCCGCGGTGCCGGAGGCGCCGCTGATGGCCCAGGCCAACCGGGCGTTCCTGCGCCGGGCGGTGCACCACCTCGCCGAGGCCGGGATCCGGCAGTTCCTGGACATCGGCTCGGGCATTCCGACGGTCGGCAACGTGCATGAGATCGCCCAGCGGCTCGATCCGGAGTCACGGGTGGTCTATGTGGACGTCGACCCGGTGGCCGTGGCGCACAGCCGCGAGATCCTGGCCGGCAACGACCGCGCGGTGGTGGTGCAGGAGGACCTGCGGCGCCCGGAGAAGATCCTGACCCACCCGGACGTGCGCAAACTGCTCGACCTGGACCAGCCGGTGGCCGTGATGATCGTGGCCGTGCTGCACTTCATCTCCGACGACGACCGCCCGGCGGAGCTGCTGCGGACCCTGCGCGACGCGCTGGCCCCGGGCAGCTACCTGGTGCTGTCGCAGGCCAGCGACGACGGGCGCAGCCAGGACGAGCGGGCCGAGGCGGAGCGGGTCTACCGGCGTACCGACAACCCGCTCTGGGTCCGCAGCCGGGCCGAGTTGACCGCGCTCTTCGACGGGTTCGAGCTTCTCGACCCGGGCGTGGTCTGGGTGCCGCAGTGGCGGCCGGACAACCCGGAGAGCGCGGAGGACGCCGAGCGTGCGGTCTTCATGGGCGGCGTCGGGCGCCTCGGTGGCTGA
- a CDS encoding TetR/AcrR family transcriptional regulator: MSMSTEASVRARLVAAGVDLVLREGQSAVSLREIARRAGVSHGAPRRYFPTHVDLLSAIAREGFADLAARVEQTLRAAGPDPRARLIALGRTYLDFAAAHRGMFELMFRHDLLATGRLQLRETSLPLFAVLADLVAQVRRPTDAPAPVLAGALWANLHGIAQLWAWGSLPLATGATDDDALLHAALDAHLGPAPD, encoded by the coding sequence ATGTCTATGAGTACCGAGGCGAGCGTCCGGGCCCGACTGGTGGCCGCCGGGGTGGACCTGGTGCTGCGCGAGGGCCAGTCGGCGGTGTCACTGCGGGAGATCGCCCGCCGGGCCGGGGTGTCGCACGGCGCGCCGCGCCGCTACTTCCCCACCCACGTCGACCTGCTCTCGGCCATCGCCCGGGAGGGCTTCGCCGACCTCGCCGCCCGCGTCGAGCAGACACTGCGCGCCGCCGGCCCCGACCCGCGCGCCCGGCTCATCGCGCTCGGCCGGACGTACCTGGACTTCGCGGCGGCACACCGCGGCATGTTCGAGCTGATGTTCCGGCACGACCTGCTGGCCACCGGCCGGCTACAGCTGCGCGAGACGAGCCTGCCGCTGTTCGCCGTTCTGGCCGACCTGGTTGCTCAGGTACGCCGGCCGACCGACGCACCGGCCCCGGTGCTGGCCGGCGCGCTCTGGGCCAACCTGCACGGCATCGCCCAGCTCTGGGCCTGGGGCAGCCTGCCGCTGGCCACGGGCGCCACCGACGACGACGCTCTGCTGCACGCCGCACTCGACGCCCACCTCGGCCCGGCCCCCGACTGA
- a CDS encoding RNA-guided endonuclease TnpB family protein — protein MLANAWKETVRDAMADIAATRESAKVQVRRAIRRRTSDQAELKRLFGLLKVDRWANDPYLSRQMRSLWRRGHNRTHNQIVVRADQHHTRADEGGRLWLAVPGLVRRQMVRIPLNTAVAPTGTLRLILRGDRVEIHYQIDAATMKTSQRPCGTATLGVDKGYTEALTDSDGNHHGGHLGDLLTAEADRIKERNRRRAKVRSVANNAARRGDRAKAERIARNNLGTIKRDRQAARHQARVRTEIFTAVHQVVNKAAVVVAEDLTKTFTGRKPLGKNTNRRLAAWTKGVTAEALKNVSERRGSALVHVNAAYTSQVCHRCGCFGRRAGDRLHCTLCGVVWQADVNAAINVLRRHGDPDITLHTPHRVVRQIVQARADRHRSRLPLPDSIPARPGGERIIQPAQQ, from the coding sequence GTGTTGGCCAACGCCTGGAAGGAGACCGTTCGCGACGCGATGGCCGACATCGCCGCGACCCGCGAGTCGGCGAAGGTGCAGGTGCGCCGGGCCATCCGGCGCCGCACCAGCGATCAGGCAGAGCTGAAACGATTGTTCGGTCTGCTGAAGGTTGACCGGTGGGCCAACGACCCGTACCTGTCGCGGCAGATGCGCTCACTCTGGCGGCGCGGGCACAACCGCACCCACAATCAGATCGTGGTGCGCGCGGACCAGCATCACACCCGGGCTGACGAGGGCGGGCGGTTGTGGCTGGCCGTACCCGGCCTGGTGCGGCGCCAGATGGTCCGCATCCCGTTGAACACCGCTGTCGCCCCGACGGGCACGCTGCGGCTGATCCTGCGCGGCGACCGCGTAGAGATCCACTACCAGATCGACGCCGCCACCATGAAAACCTCACAGCGGCCGTGTGGCACCGCGACACTCGGGGTGGACAAGGGTTACACCGAGGCGCTGACCGATTCCGACGGCAACCACCACGGCGGTCACCTGGGTGACCTGTTGACTGCCGAGGCTGATCGGATCAAGGAGCGCAACCGCCGTCGGGCGAAGGTGCGTTCGGTCGCCAACAATGCCGCCCGGCGCGGCGACCGGGCGAAGGCCGAGCGGATCGCCAGGAACAATCTCGGCACGATCAAGCGTGACCGGCAGGCTGCCCGTCATCAGGCGCGCGTGCGCACGGAGATCTTCACCGCCGTGCACCAGGTGGTGAACAAGGCCGCCGTCGTGGTGGCCGAAGACCTGACCAAAACGTTCACCGGGCGCAAACCGCTGGGCAAGAACACCAACCGGCGTCTCGCCGCGTGGACCAAGGGAGTCACCGCGGAGGCGCTGAAGAACGTGTCGGAGCGCAGAGGTTCTGCGCTCGTGCACGTCAACGCCGCCTACACCTCACAAGTCTGTCACCGCTGCGGCTGCTTCGGCCGCCGCGCCGGGGACCGGCTTCACTGCACCCTGTGCGGGGTGGTGTGGCAGGCCGACGTGAACGCCGCGATCAACGTCCTGCGACGACATGGTGACCCCGACATCACCCTGCATACCCCGCATCGTGTGGTGAGGCAGATAGTGCAGGCGCGGGCCGATCGCCACCGGAGCAGACTGCCGCTCCCGGACTCCATCCCGGCCCGCCCGGGCGGAGAGCGAATCATCCAACCTGCTCAGCAATGA
- a CDS encoding glycosyltransferase family 4 protein, producing the protein MSRTLLITNDFPPRPGGIQSFVHNLAVRQPAGSVVVYASSWRGAAKFDADQPFEVIRERTRVLLPTPLIARRAARLARAYDCDTVWFGAAAPLGLLAAGLRRRAGVRRVVAQTHGHEVGWAALPAARPALRRIGRGVDVTTYLGEYTRVRLARVLDGLTDLRRLAPGVDVDTYHPTVDGEPVRARLGLTDRPVVVCVSRLVPRKGQDMLIRALPEIRRRVPDAALLIVGGGPYRATLEKLARQAGVERDVVFTGSVPAAELPAHYAAGDVYAMPCRTRNRGLDVEGLGIVYLEASATGLPVVAGDSGGAPDAVREGETGYVVRGRDVAQLADRVARLLADRDLARQLGAAGRAWVEREWRWEAQAQRMAALLAG; encoded by the coding sequence ATGAGCCGCACGCTGCTGATCACCAACGACTTCCCGCCCCGCCCGGGCGGGATCCAGTCCTTCGTGCACAACCTCGCGGTGCGTCAGCCGGCCGGCTCGGTGGTGGTGTACGCGTCGAGCTGGCGCGGGGCGGCGAAGTTCGACGCCGACCAGCCGTTCGAGGTGATCCGGGAACGCACCCGGGTGCTGCTGCCCACCCCGCTGATCGCCCGTCGGGCGGCGCGGCTGGCTCGCGCGTACGACTGCGACACGGTGTGGTTCGGCGCGGCGGCCCCGCTCGGGCTGCTCGCCGCCGGCCTGCGGCGGCGGGCCGGGGTGCGCCGGGTGGTGGCGCAGACCCACGGCCACGAGGTCGGGTGGGCGGCGCTGCCCGCCGCCCGGCCGGCGCTGCGCCGGATCGGTCGGGGCGTCGACGTGACCACCTACCTCGGCGAGTACACCCGCGTCCGGCTGGCCCGTGTGCTGGACGGGCTGACCGACCTGCGCCGGCTGGCGCCCGGGGTGGACGTGGACACCTACCACCCGACGGTGGACGGCGAGCCCGTCCGGGCCCGGCTGGGGCTGACCGACCGGCCGGTGGTGGTCTGTGTGTCGCGGCTGGTGCCGCGCAAGGGGCAGGACATGCTGATCCGGGCACTGCCGGAGATCCGCCGCCGGGTGCCCGACGCGGCGCTGCTGATCGTCGGTGGCGGGCCGTACCGGGCGACCCTGGAGAAGCTGGCCCGGCAGGCCGGGGTGGAACGGGACGTGGTCTTCACCGGTTCGGTGCCGGCCGCCGAGCTGCCGGCACACTACGCGGCCGGCGACGTCTACGCGATGCCCTGCCGCACCCGCAACCGCGGGCTGGACGTGGAGGGGCTGGGCATCGTCTACCTGGAGGCGTCCGCGACCGGCCTGCCGGTGGTGGCCGGTGACTCCGGGGGCGCGCCGGACGCGGTGCGCGAGGGGGAGACCGGCTACGTGGTCCGCGGCCGTGACGTCGCCCAGCTCGCCGACCGGGTGGCCCGGCTGCTCGCCGACCGGGACCTGGCCCGGCAGTTGGGCGCGGCAGGTCGGGCGTGGGTGGAGCGGGAGTGGCGCTGGGAGGCGCAGGCGCAGCGGATGGCCGCCCTGCTCGCCGGCTGA
- a CDS encoding M48 family metallopeptidase translates to MTPRGWALLTLAGLTVALVVTAALLIPWHRPPAPRADQLAALRDLPAEQVARGREFRAALRPGGYAALAVGLLVALALGLTPLGSRLIELVGRPFGGHWAAQAVLGGLAVVLVADLLTLPFAAWRQSVLTRYGLSTNGWSGWAVDLLKSYAVSAVIGAVALFGFYAVIRLAPRWWWALGAAGAALLVVLLSFVLPVLVEPVFNRFTPMEQGPLRTELMSMAARDGVPVRDVLVADASRRTRAVNAYVSGLGPTRRVVVYDTLLREATPAEVTAVVAHELGHAKDRDVAAGTLTGALGAAAAVVALYLLGSWGPLLRMAGVESVAHPRAFPLLVALVTVAGLVAAPVQALMSRRVEARADAHALALTRDPAAFESMQRRLGSVNLGDPDPPRWEYLYSASHPSTVERMAAARAYAREAGR, encoded by the coding sequence GTGACCCCGCGCGGCTGGGCGCTGCTGACCCTGGCCGGGTTGACCGTCGCGCTGGTGGTGACCGCCGCGCTGCTGATCCCGTGGCACCGGCCGCCGGCGCCCCGGGCCGACCAGCTCGCCGCGCTGCGCGACCTGCCCGCCGAGCAGGTGGCCCGCGGGCGGGAGTTCCGCGCCGCGCTGCGCCCCGGCGGTTACGCCGCGCTCGCCGTCGGGCTGCTGGTCGCCCTCGCGCTGGGGCTGACCCCGCTGGGCAGCCGCCTGATCGAGCTGGTGGGCCGGCCGTTCGGAGGGCACTGGGCCGCGCAGGCGGTGCTCGGCGGGCTGGCCGTCGTGCTCGTCGCCGACCTGCTCACCCTCCCGTTCGCCGCCTGGCGGCAGAGCGTGCTCACCCGCTACGGCCTGAGCACCAACGGCTGGAGCGGCTGGGCGGTCGACCTGCTCAAGTCGTACGCGGTCAGCGCGGTGATCGGCGCGGTGGCGCTGTTCGGGTTCTACGCGGTCATCCGGCTCGCCCCGCGCTGGTGGTGGGCGCTCGGCGCGGCCGGCGCGGCCCTGCTGGTGGTGCTGCTGTCGTTCGTGCTGCCGGTGCTGGTGGAGCCGGTGTTCAACCGGTTCACCCCGATGGAGCAGGGCCCGCTGCGCACCGAGCTGATGAGCATGGCCGCCCGCGACGGGGTGCCGGTCCGCGACGTGCTGGTCGCCGACGCGTCCCGGCGCACCAGGGCGGTCAACGCGTACGTCTCCGGTCTCGGGCCGACCCGGCGGGTGGTGGTCTACGACACGCTGCTGCGCGAGGCCACCCCGGCCGAGGTGACCGCCGTGGTGGCGCACGAGTTGGGGCACGCGAAGGACCGGGACGTCGCGGCCGGCACGCTGACCGGGGCGCTCGGCGCCGCCGCCGCGGTGGTGGCGCTCTACCTGCTCGGCTCGTGGGGGCCGCTGCTGCGGATGGCCGGCGTCGAGTCGGTCGCCCACCCGCGCGCGTTTCCGTTGCTGGTCGCCCTGGTCACGGTGGCCGGGCTGGTCGCCGCACCGGTGCAGGCGCTGATGTCCCGGCGGGTGGAGGCGCGGGCCGACGCGCACGCGCTCGCGCTCACCCGTGACCCGGCCGCCTTCGAGTCGATGCAGCGGCGCCTCGGCTCGGTCAACCTCGGCGACCCCGACCCGCCGCGCTGGGAGTACCTCTACTCGGCCTCACATCCGTCCACCGTGGAGCGGATGGCCGCTGCCCGCGCGTACGCCCGGGAGGCCGGCCGATGA
- a CDS encoding NYN domain-containing protein, with amino-acid sequence MPLTEPYDDHLPQEDPVARDGAVGDPDDNVVTRTSGAPSPATPGDGPAIEPEPTLPEPVRQRIVALTAAVLPTLPGDEVPVPLRRVAKFAPNRRARLGAPAIAAQLTADPLFRQRVTARVLADAGDLGAAVVEGTAPAAADPVEVAALAYLARPRGWRELIDASGAAVRAEADSAVVAELVREAEQRATRAEHDRAVARVEAEKLRDELARVREELGQLREESRQLSRTLRETQARERKATELLATERGRAARASADVDAELRRARARLAEAEAAAGVARASAKEARSVDDARLWLLLETIGQAAVGLRRELALDPVDKLPADFVADAFADQPGTTPAGPAARARDTDDPARLDQLLALPRAHLVVDGYNVTKRGFGEMSLEQQRKRLITGLGGIAAQTGDEVTVVFDGAERMHGLPPAPRGVRVLFSRKGETADELIRRLVRAEPAGRPVVVVSSDREVADGVRRHGAYPLGADSLLRRLARS; translated from the coding sequence ATGCCCCTCACCGAGCCGTACGACGACCACCTCCCGCAGGAGGATCCGGTCGCGCGCGACGGTGCCGTGGGCGACCCGGACGACAACGTAGTCACGCGGACATCCGGCGCACCCAGCCCGGCGACACCGGGTGACGGGCCGGCGATCGAGCCGGAACCCACCCTGCCCGAGCCGGTCCGCCAGCGGATCGTGGCGCTGACCGCCGCGGTGCTGCCCACCCTCCCGGGCGACGAGGTGCCGGTGCCGTTGCGCCGGGTGGCCAAGTTCGCCCCGAACCGTCGGGCCCGGCTCGGCGCGCCGGCCATCGCCGCCCAGCTCACCGCCGACCCGCTGTTCCGGCAGCGGGTCACCGCCCGGGTGCTGGCCGACGCCGGTGACCTCGGCGCTGCCGTGGTCGAGGGCACCGCTCCGGCTGCCGCCGACCCGGTCGAGGTGGCCGCGCTGGCCTACCTGGCCCGGCCGCGCGGCTGGCGGGAGCTGATCGACGCCAGCGGCGCGGCGGTCCGCGCCGAGGCGGACAGCGCCGTCGTCGCCGAACTGGTCCGTGAGGCCGAGCAGCGGGCCACCCGGGCCGAGCACGACCGGGCGGTGGCCCGGGTGGAGGCGGAGAAGCTCCGCGACGAGCTTGCCCGGGTCCGGGAGGAGCTGGGCCAGCTCCGTGAGGAGTCCCGCCAACTGTCCCGCACACTGCGGGAGACCCAGGCCCGCGAGCGCAAGGCCACCGAACTGCTGGCCACCGAGCGCGGCCGGGCCGCGCGCGCCAGCGCCGACGTGGACGCCGAGCTGCGCCGGGCCCGCGCCCGGCTGGCCGAGGCGGAGGCAGCCGCCGGGGTGGCGCGGGCCAGCGCCAAGGAGGCCCGCTCGGTCGACGACGCCCGGCTCTGGCTGCTGCTGGAGACCATCGGCCAGGCCGCCGTCGGGCTGCGCCGGGAGCTGGCACTGGACCCGGTGGACAAGCTCCCCGCCGACTTCGTCGCCGACGCGTTCGCCGACCAGCCGGGCACCACCCCGGCCGGCCCGGCCGCGCGCGCCCGGGACACCGACGACCCGGCCCGGCTGGACCAACTGCTCGCGCTGCCCCGGGCGCACCTCGTGGTGGACGGCTACAACGTCACCAAACGCGGCTTCGGCGAGATGTCGCTGGAGCAGCAGCGCAAGCGCCTGATCACCGGCCTGGGCGGGATCGCCGCGCAGACCGGCGACGAGGTCACCGTGGTCTTCGACGGCGCCGAGCGGATGCACGGGCTGCCGCCGGCGCCGCGTGGCGTACGGGTGCTCTTCTCCCGCAAGGGCGAGACCGCGGACGAGCTGATCCGGCGGCTGGTCCGGGCCGAGCCGGCGGGCCGCCCAGTGGTGGTGGTCTCCTCCGACCGCGAGGTCGCCGACGGGGTCCGCCGGCACGGCGCCTACCCGCTGGGCGCCGACTCGCTGCTGCGGCGCCTCGCCCGCTCCTGA
- a CDS encoding recombinase family protein codes for MIAHQDRLARFGFDYLAHEARVAGCAIIVASQESWSPREEMVQDLLAVVDTFSGRLYGLRSYEKQLKAADLTEGSA; via the coding sequence GTGATCGCCCACCAGGACCGGCTGGCTCGCTTCGGCTTCGACTACCTCGCCCACGAGGCCCGGGTCGCTGGCTGCGCCATTATTGTCGCCAGTCAGGAGTCCTGGTCGCCGCGGGAGGAGATGGTGCAGGACCTGCTGGCTGTCGTGGACACCTTCTCCGGCCGCCTGTATGGGCTGCGCAGCTACGAGAAGCAGCTCAAGGCGGCGGACTTGACTGAGGGGTCGGCGTGA
- a CDS encoding lysophospholipid acyltransferase family protein encodes MPLLYDLTKLTVGTMLRLGWRPRVEGLEHLPRRGGAILAGNHLSVADELFLVNVTPRHVTFWAKSEYFSGRGPGGWLNRRIVAGMGAIRVERAGGRAALSALDAAVPVLRAGGLVAVYPEGTRSPDGRLYRGRVGMTRLARDAGVPIIPVGVLGTAEVLPVDARLPRRHPVTLRFGPPIPVAGRINGPRDIRTVTDEVMAAIQRLTGQEYVPRYAPPRSTPS; translated from the coding sequence GTGCCCCTGCTGTACGACCTCACCAAGCTGACCGTCGGCACCATGCTGCGGCTGGGCTGGCGGCCACGCGTGGAAGGGCTGGAACACCTGCCCCGGCGCGGCGGCGCGATCCTCGCCGGCAACCACCTCTCCGTCGCCGACGAGCTGTTCCTCGTCAACGTGACGCCCCGGCACGTCACCTTCTGGGCCAAGTCCGAGTACTTCAGTGGCCGCGGCCCGGGCGGCTGGCTCAACCGGCGGATCGTCGCCGGCATGGGCGCGATCCGGGTCGAGCGCGCCGGCGGGCGGGCGGCCCTCAGCGCCCTGGACGCCGCCGTGCCGGTGCTGCGCGCCGGCGGCCTGGTCGCCGTCTATCCCGAGGGCACCCGCTCCCCGGACGGGCGGCTCTACCGGGGCCGCGTCGGCATGACCCGGCTGGCCCGCGACGCCGGGGTGCCGATCATCCCGGTCGGCGTGCTCGGCACCGCCGAGGTGCTGCCCGTCGACGCGCGCCTGCCGCGCCGGCACCCGGTCACCCTGCGCTTCGGCCCGCCGATCCCGGTCGCCGGCCGGATCAACGGGCCACGCGACATCCGGACGGTCACCGACGAGGTGATGGCCGCGATCCAGCGGCTCACCGGCCAGGAGTACGTGCCCCGCTACGCCCCGCCCCGGTCGACGCCCAGCTGA
- a CDS encoding putative bifunctional diguanylate cyclase/phosphodiesterase translates to MTQAELETLLHRLTGQLAGALLAEPFDLRAGYRVGTELVAAHIASAEGLGRTVEVIQLRLVRDLGLVAEDVEDRMARLLAAVATGYARALRDRTLDEQESIRRAAMMARTHAERALRASEARFRHQATHDPLTGLPNRTLFTERLTAALNEPGRGARRVGVCFLDLDRFKVVNDTLGHQVGDRLLSIVAERLCQTAGEHLVARLGGDEFVILVESSGGTDDMVAVAEAALAAVRTPALVDGHELQVSASIGIVERQVAGANPGDLMRAADSTLHWAKSAGGARWALYDAERNRRELARYALSAAIPAALERGEFYLDYQPLTSLRDGRLIGVEALVRWRHPELGVLRPDSFIGLAEETGLIVQLGGWVLAEACREAEAWSAGGTAAPFVSVNLAVRQVHRPGLVQEVRALLRQTGLPPERLQLEITESTMMSTAKEPVRALRVLADLGVRIAIDDFGTGYSNLAYLRDLPVTELKVAGEFVAGLRSPSVGRTDERILASLVSLAHALDLTVTAEGVETAGQAERLRAIGCDAAQGWHFGRPAPADRILARIR, encoded by the coding sequence ATGACCCAGGCCGAGCTCGAGACCCTGCTGCACCGGCTCACCGGGCAGCTGGCCGGCGCGCTGCTCGCCGAGCCGTTCGACCTCCGGGCCGGTTATCGGGTGGGCACCGAACTGGTCGCCGCGCACATCGCGTCCGCGGAGGGGCTGGGCCGTACCGTCGAGGTCATCCAGCTCCGGCTGGTCCGCGACCTGGGGCTGGTGGCCGAGGACGTCGAGGACCGGATGGCACGGCTGCTGGCCGCCGTGGCGACCGGCTACGCCCGCGCGCTGCGGGACCGGACGCTCGACGAGCAGGAGTCGATCCGCCGGGCCGCCATGATGGCCCGCACGCACGCCGAGCGGGCGCTGCGGGCCAGCGAGGCGCGGTTCCGGCACCAGGCCACCCACGACCCGCTCACCGGCCTGCCCAACCGGACGCTGTTCACCGAGCGGCTCACCGCCGCGCTCAATGAGCCGGGCCGGGGCGCGCGGCGGGTCGGCGTGTGCTTTCTCGACCTGGACCGGTTCAAGGTCGTCAACGACACGCTGGGGCATCAGGTCGGCGACCGGCTGTTGTCCATAGTGGCCGAGCGTTTGTGTCAGACCGCGGGCGAGCACCTGGTGGCCCGACTCGGTGGAGACGAGTTCGTCATCCTGGTAGAGAGCAGCGGCGGCACCGACGACATGGTGGCGGTGGCCGAGGCCGCACTGGCCGCCGTCCGGACACCGGCGCTGGTGGACGGGCACGAGCTTCAGGTCTCGGCGAGCATCGGCATCGTCGAGCGCCAGGTGGCCGGCGCCAACCCCGGTGACCTCATGCGGGCCGCCGACAGCACCCTGCACTGGGCGAAGTCGGCCGGCGGGGCGCGCTGGGCGCTCTACGACGCCGAGCGCAACCGACGCGAGCTGGCCCGGTACGCGCTCTCCGCGGCCATCCCGGCCGCGTTGGAGCGGGGCGAGTTCTACCTCGACTACCAGCCGCTGACCTCGCTTCGCGACGGCCGCCTGATCGGCGTGGAGGCGTTGGTCCGCTGGCGTCACCCGGAGCTGGGTGTGCTGCGGCCGGACAGCTTCATCGGGCTGGCCGAGGAGACCGGGCTGATCGTGCAACTGGGCGGGTGGGTGCTGGCCGAGGCGTGCCGGGAGGCCGAGGCCTGGTCGGCCGGCGGCACGGCCGCGCCGTTCGTGAGCGTCAACCTGGCGGTCCGGCAGGTGCACCGGCCCGGGCTGGTGCAGGAGGTACGCGCCCTGCTGCGGCAGACCGGGCTGCCGCCGGAGCGGCTCCAGCTGGAGATCACCGAGAGCACGATGATGAGCACGGCCAAGGAGCCGGTGCGCGCCCTGCGGGTGCTGGCCGACCTCGGCGTGCGGATCGCCATCGACGATTTCGGCACCGGCTACAGCAACCTGGCGTACCTGCGGGACCTGCCGGTGACCGAGCTGAAGGTGGCCGGGGAGTTCGTGGCCGGGCTGCGGTCGCCGTCGGTGGGGCGCACCGACGAGCGGATCCTCGCCTCGCTGGTCTCGCTGGCGCACGCGCTGGACCTGACGGTGACCGCCGAGGGGGTGGAGACCGCCGGGCAGGCCGAGCGGCTCCGGGCGATCGGCTGTGACGCCGCCCAGGGCTGGCACTTCGGCCGACCGGCCCCCGCCGACCGGATCCTGGCCCGCATCCGCTGA